The sequence ATGAAAACTCTGCTCGATAATGAGAACCGTACTTTTAGACAAAGCGAAACACGATAGAAACCGTTTTAATTGCGGTGTTGAGCCTTTAAACAACTACCTGAAATTCATGGCTAGTCAACAAGCCAAAAAAGATAATACAAGGACTTTCATTCTCGAAGACGAAGCCAATCAATCCAACATTGTTGGCTTTTACACGCTAACAATGACCCCCGTCGATTTAAACGCATTACCTGACAAGCTTCAAAAAAAACACCCTTCATCAATCTCGGGTGGACTGATAGCTCGATTAGCTGTCGATGAGCGCTACAAAGGGAAAGGCAAAGGTGAATGGTTGCTCATTGACGCATTAAAAAAGCTGCTTCAAGCAAGCAATACCGTTGGATTTCCGATAGTCGTCGTTGACGCCAAACACGGAGCCCAGCAATTTTACGAAAAGTACGGATTCACTGCTTTTCGAGATGCCGAAAACAAGCTGTTTATCACTATTGCCGACATACGGTCCAGCTTTGATTAAATGGACCCAATCAACAACTCAGGAAAGTTATTGGAAAGCGTCAGTTTGTTATCCCCGCGTCGTGGATCCCCGTATATGCGGGGATCCAGCTCAAGGTAAAGCGCAGATCAACTAAACCTGACCTACGGACTTGGGATTACCGATCATGATCGTCAGAACTGTCATCTTAGGGATGATGCCGGTAAAGCCACACGCCACCGGGATTCTCGCTCAGATCAAACTGATCGGTGCCGACGTGATTGTCCCAGC comes from Methylicorpusculum oleiharenae and encodes:
- a CDS encoding GNAT family N-acetyltransferase, whose translation is MRTVLLDKAKHDRNRFNCGVEPLNNYLKFMASQQAKKDNTRTFILEDEANQSNIVGFYTLTMTPVDLNALPDKLQKKHPSSISGGLIARLAVDERYKGKGKGEWLLIDALKKLLQASNTVGFPIVVVDAKHGAQQFYEKYGFTAFRDAENKLFITIADIRSSFD